The Nocardia vinacea genome contains the following window.
GAAGGCGTCGTAGTCGAGCATGGCCAGTGCCTGCTCGAAGGTCTCGGACGGCGACACATCGGAGTACGGCATGCCATTGGCGTTGAACGTCGGAAACTCGTCCCGCCGCAACATATTTCGTCGTCGCACCGCCACCGGGTCCATGCCCATCCGGCGGGCCGCGGTATCCAGCAGCACCTCACGGGCCACCGACTCGAACTGCCAGGGACCGCGATAGGCGACACGTCCCACGGTGTTCGAATACATCAGCCGCACATCGAATGTCGCGGCAGGCACGCGGTACGGTCCCGGGAACAGCATCCCGACCGGGATGGCGGCCGTCAGCGGTGACGGCGTCGGATAGGCGCCGACATTCTGCACGTAGTCGATGGCGGCGGCGAGGATGGTGCCGTCCGCGTCGAAGGCCATGCGGACGTCACCGTGCTCGTGCCGGGCCATACCGCCCGCCATCAGGTTTTCCTGCCGGTCCTCGATCCATTTCAGCGCCACCGGAAGCTTGCGGGCGGCCAGCACGATACAGACGTCCTCACGCAATGGCGCGGCCTTCAGTCCGAAGCCGCCGCCGGTATCGCGCATGATGACCCGCACGCAATGTTCGGCGATGCCGAGCAGTCGCGCGCAGAAGCCGCGGATCTCATGCGGTACCTGAGTGGATGCCCAGACCGTCAACTCCCCGCTCGGCGCCCACCATTCCGCGACCAGGCCCCGCGTCTCCATCGGCACCGGCGCGTACGCCTGCTGAAAGATCTGCTGCCGCACCACATGTGCCGCCGATTCGAAGATCGGGTCGAGCTCCGCCGCGGGGCGCCCGCTCAGCGCGCCCGCCAGGTTACCGGGAGACTGCGCATGCACGAGTTCGGTGGTTTCGTGTGCTGTTCGGTAGTCGACGACCGGCTCGAGCGGTTCGTAGTCGACGACCACCAACTCGACCGCATCCTCGGCCACATATCGATCGACCGCGATCACAAGGGCGACCGGATCACCGACGAAACGCACCTCGTCCTCGGCCAGCGCCGGCCGCGGCACCGGCGGCAGTCCGGGGGCGTCAAGCGAGTACGAAAACTGGTGCACGCCAGGATTCAGGTCAGCGGCGGTGAACACGGCATACACTCCGTCGAGCGCCAAGGCCTCCGCGACATCGATGCCGAGGATCCGGCCACGCGGGATGGGACTTCGGACGAAGCAGGCGTGCAACATGCCCGGCCGGTGCACATCGTCGACGAATACGCCGGCGCCGGTCACCAATCGGAGATCTTCGACTCTGGGCACCCGGGCGCCGACGAATCCGGCCGACGCTTCGGTCACCTGACCGATAGCGATATCTGTCATCAGGCGGCCCTCCCATTCACTGTTCGGGACGTTTCCGCCACAACCAGGTAAAAGGGCCTTCGGAAACGTTCCGCCGGAAGAAATGTGCACCACGGCGATGAAAATCGAGAAGCGGGTAAAAAGGGCATCACAATCCGTTCGAGATCAACACGGTCCGGCACCCTCGGAGCCGCCAATTGCTGCTGAGGAATTGTCTAGCATCGCGCCGATAACGGTGTCAAGAGTGTAATTTGTCTAGACTGAGAATTATGGTCTCATCTCGGGCACTTGTGATTCTTGCATCTGCTCCTACCGTCGCGCAATGTCGTCGAGAGGGTCGATCATGCGGGAACTGACCGCGTCATTACTGCGCTGGCATGCGACCGGCACGCCTTACGCGGTCGCGACCGTCGTCGGAGTGGCCGGAAGCGCGCCACGGCCGATCGGCGCCGCACTGGCCGTCGACGCCGCAGGCACGGTTATCGGCAGCATCTCGGGCGGCTGTGTCGAGGCCGCCGCATACGATCTGTGCCGCCAAGTCCTGCGCTCGGGCACGCCGATGCGAGCGAGCTTCGGCTATGCCGACGTCGACGCCTTCGCGGTCGGCCTGACCTGCGGCGGCACCATCGATGTGTTCGTCCATCGGGTGTGCGCGGTCGATTATCCGATCGTCGAGGCCGCGCTGCGGCAACCAGGTCCGGTGGCACTGGTCCGCGATCTGGACAGCGGGGCCATGACCACGGTGGATCCGAGCCACACCGTCGGAACGCCACTGGACGCCGCGGTCGTTGCCGAGGTGCGCGCCATGTTGGATATCGGCGCCACCGGCGTACGCCGGATCGGCTGCGGCGGTGCGGAATCGACGATCCTCGTCGAATCTTTCGCGCCGCCACCACGGATGATCGTCTGCGGGGCAACTGATTTCGCCGCGTCGGTGTGCCGGGTGGGCAGCCTGCTCGGCTATCGGGTCACGCTGTGCGACGCGCGCGCGGTATTCGCGACCCGGGATCGTTTCCCGGATGCCGACGAGGTCGTCGTCGGCTGGCCGCACCGGTATCTCGCGGATACCCCGGTCGACGCCAGAACCGTGGTGTGCGTACTCACCCACGACCCGAAATTCGATATCCCACTGCTGGAGATCGCGCTGCGACTGCCGATCGCCTATGTGGGCGCCATGGGTTCGCGCCGAGCCGACGCCGACCGGCGAACGGCGTTGCGCGCGGCCGGCCTCACCGATGCCGAGCTGGCGCGCCTGCATTCCCCGATCGGCCTGGATCTGGGTGGGCGGACCGCCGCCGAGGCCGCCGTCGCCATCGGCGCCGAAATCATCGCGGTCCGCCGCGGCGGATCGACCCGGCCGTTGCACGCCACCGACCGGCCGATCCATCCCGCCGAACCCGGCCGAGGCGCACCGAATGCCTCGGAATTCGATCTCGAAAGCGCTCCCTCGAGTCAGTAACACGGTTACCATGGTAACCGTGTTACAGTTCTCGCGTGAGTCGGACAGCAGCACGGATTCCGTCGCAGAAGATCATCAAGACCGTGCTCGCACTGTTGCAGTCGGACGGCTACGACGCCGTTCAGCTACGCGAGGTAGCACGTCGCGCACACGTATCGCTCGCGACGGTGTACAAGCTGTTCCCCACCCGGGACGCGCTGATCATCGCCGCGGTCCACGAGTGGATGGCCACCAATACCTATCCCGACATCGCCCCGCCCACACCCGAGGAATCGATCGCCGACGGCGTGATACGGATTCTGCGACATGTGTTCCAACCATGGGAGCGCAATCCCACGATGCTCGAAGCGTTCTACCGGGCCAACTCGGCCCCGGGCGGTGCGCGCCTGAGCATCGATGGGTTCGCCACTGTCCTACCGGTAGCCGCGCAGATCTTCGAAGGTGCCGATCCCGATTACATCGAGGACATGACACTGATACTGCCCAACATGGTCTACGCCCTGATCGGGCGGGTCGCGGACAAGACCCTCGATGTCGACGAGATCCTGCCGATACTCGAGCGCACCGTGCGGCGGCTCACCGCGGACAACATCGCCCAGGACCGGGCTGTACGCGAGCGGCGCAACGCCACCGACCAGCCGGAACCGTTGGTTCTGGGTCCGGAGGTCGCCGCGCCGTTCATATACGACCGGAACGCCGACACATCGGCGACGGCGCAGGATGGCGCCGTGCGTCGACCGAACGCGGGCTAGCAGGTCCCGAATCCAGCCTTGCCGTCCGCCGGGGCACCGCGACACCGCGCCCCGACGGCAACGGGAGGTGGTATTTCTGATCGGAAATCCGATCGCTGAACAAAAATAGAAATTACGGCAAACAGGTAACCGAAATTCGGCGGTTATCGAATTCGACGCACCCTCCGGTTTATATGCGGTGAAGGTGCTGATTCAGTACGCCGAAAACAGGAACAAGCAGCCGCGAAAAATATTTGCTCGCACCTATTGACCGGATCTGTGACCGCGCGCACAATCATCGACGTAGCGAGTCGGACCGAAAATCGGATTCGATGTCGAGCAGCATTCTCCGCATTGCGCTGCCACCATAATCCCACGAAAGTGATTTCGCGATCGATGTTGATCCCGCACACTCCCGCGCCCGCCGAATCCGGGCCAGTTCCCGATGCGGTGGCAAACGCAATAGTGACAATTCACTTGGACGGCGCCATAACGTCACAGCCCGGCCGAGCCGACGAGACGGTACTGGAGACCGCGCGCCGTGCCGGGCTGACACCACCGTTTTCCTGCGAGGCAGGCAACTGCGGAACTTGTATGGCCACCCTCGTCGACGGGCGGGTCGCGATGAAGGTGAACGACGCGCTGACCGACGACGACCTCGCGGCCGGCTACATCCTCACCTGCCAGGCCCTGCCCCAGACCACCTCGATCACCGTGCAGTACCCGTGACCTACCGACTCAGGAGCCGACGTTGACCGATTTCGACACCATCGACT
Protein-coding sequences here:
- a CDS encoding 2Fe-2S iron-sulfur cluster-binding protein → MSRSMLIPHTPAPAESGPVPDAVANAIVTIHLDGAITSQPGRADETVLETARRAGLTPPFSCEAGNCGTCMATLVDGRVAMKVNDALTDDDLAAGYILTCQALPQTTSITVQYP
- a CDS encoding XdhC/CoxI family protein, which produces MRELTASLLRWHATGTPYAVATVVGVAGSAPRPIGAALAVDAAGTVIGSISGGCVEAAAYDLCRQVLRSGTPMRASFGYADVDAFAVGLTCGGTIDVFVHRVCAVDYPIVEAALRQPGPVALVRDLDSGAMTTVDPSHTVGTPLDAAVVAEVRAMLDIGATGVRRIGCGGAESTILVESFAPPPRMIVCGATDFAASVCRVGSLLGYRVTLCDARAVFATRDRFPDADEVVVGWPHRYLADTPVDARTVVCVLTHDPKFDIPLLEIALRLPIAYVGAMGSRRADADRRTALRAAGLTDAELARLHSPIGLDLGGRTAAEAAVAIGAEIIAVRRGGSTRPLHATDRPIHPAEPGRGAPNASEFDLESAPSSQ
- a CDS encoding xanthine dehydrogenase family protein molybdopterin-binding subunit translates to MTDIAIGQVTEASAGFVGARVPRVEDLRLVTGAGVFVDDVHRPGMLHACFVRSPIPRGRILGIDVAEALALDGVYAVFTAADLNPGVHQFSYSLDAPGLPPVPRPALAEDEVRFVGDPVALVIAVDRYVAEDAVELVVVDYEPLEPVVDYRTAHETTELVHAQSPGNLAGALSGRPAAELDPIFESAAHVVRQQIFQQAYAPVPMETRGLVAEWWAPSGELTVWASTQVPHEIRGFCARLLGIAEHCVRVIMRDTGGGFGLKAAPLREDVCIVLAARKLPVALKWIEDRQENLMAGGMARHEHGDVRMAFDADGTILAAAIDYVQNVGAYPTPSPLTAAIPVGMLFPGPYRVPAATFDVRLMYSNTVGRVAYRGPWQFESVAREVLLDTAARRMGMDPVAVRRRNMLRRDEFPTFNANGMPYSDVSPSETFEQALAMLDYDAFRDQQRRARADGRYLGVGTCTYLEPTTGGTPLHSTEGATIRVEPSGKVNVYVSGGSSGNSLETTVVQLTADALGVDIADVHTIQGDTALTPFGGGTGGSRSGSMLAGAIAETAAVLRERIVAIAAHKLGAPVEDVELTLGRAWVRGVPDVAMTLAEIADIAYFNGYDLPPGVPAGLEASGRYRTPHMMIWANATHVCTCEVDIETGAVTLLRYIVSEDCGPMINPDVVEGQIFGGTVQGIGGALYEHLAYDDSGNPISTTFMDYLLPTATEVPVIEVGHVETPSPGPGGFKGVGEGGAIGAAPAVINAVVDALAPFGVEVGQLPLSPAAIVALVDRARAELTGTVSA
- a CDS encoding TetR family transcriptional regulator, with translation MSRTAARIPSQKIIKTVLALLQSDGYDAVQLREVARRAHVSLATVYKLFPTRDALIIAAVHEWMATNTYPDIAPPTPEESIADGVIRILRHVFQPWERNPTMLEAFYRANSAPGGARLSIDGFATVLPVAAQIFEGADPDYIEDMTLILPNMVYALIGRVADKTLDVDEILPILERTVRRLTADNIAQDRAVRERRNATDQPEPLVLGPEVAAPFIYDRNADTSATAQDGAVRRPNAG